One window of Medicago truncatula cultivar Jemalong A17 chromosome 2, MtrunA17r5.0-ANR, whole genome shotgun sequence genomic DNA carries:
- the LOC11420626 gene encoding metallothiol transferase FosB: MPLPLLSLNHVSFVCRSLQESVKFYENVLGFVLIKRPSSFKFQGAWLFNYGIGIHLLETESDKVPVKRGEINTKENHISFQCSDMKLIMKNLDEMNIEYKTAVVEDGGIKVDQLFFHDPDGYMIEMCNCQNLPVLPISTCPLKQPTNQAPVPFYGEGKNCHAEEALLMMEILVIDLLRISI; the protein is encoded by the exons ATGCCTCTACCACTGCTTTCACTGAACCACGTCTCTTTTGTATGTAGGAGTCTGCAAGAGTCTGTCAAATTCTATGAGAATGTCCTCGGATTTGTGCTCATTAAGAGGCcatcttctttcaaatttcaaggGGCTTG GTTATTCAATTATGGCATTGGCATTCACCTACTAGAAACTGAGTCAGATAAAGTTCCAGTGAAAAGAGGAGAAATCAACACGAAAGAAAatcatatttcatttcaatGCTCAGACATGAAACTTATAATGAAGAACCTTGATGAAATGAATATTGAGTATAAAACAGCAGTTGTGGAGGATGGTGGAATTAAGGTTGATCAATTGTTCTTTCATGATCCAGATGGATATATGATTGAAATGTGCAATTGCCAAAATCTCCCTGTGCTTCCTATTTCCACTTGCCCTCTAAAGCAGCCAACTAATCAAGCACCAGTACCCTTTtatg GAGAAGGAAAGAACTGCCATGCAGAAGAAGCTTTGCTGATGATGGAGATTTTAGTGATAGATTTGTTAAGGATTTCAATATGA
- the LOC11421155 gene encoding uncharacterized protein At5g49945 yields the protein MANPKLLFLFFFFASLCIFSTLVHSDSHFEGFEAEDDDSEFEEPSIDPASLRSPPSQFLSTDPNPNPINPTPSPSPPSDLPKSTPPSTTTFDFWDDDEFEGLPTQPHPDFQVPTTDPQSTDNTNTTASDNQNVKPQPRSFTVEIVCGSFLIMFALNYFTGKKENENIALSWASHFAAKDSIFEKNFSLLGIGDGGDDTPLLLKEGQTTFKFYASGRRYCQGLLATMELKSRHDLIARIYNMVVPSKDEITFEVYMNDDAMDHVVFAMARKKAAKAMHKDYRDLQRFATIMTPPTSRKWVSDDLAVISESREVASDLITDALIDQVFGDKSFEKFGKGLISVHFSDNHPGIHKKVLLFRFVLPAAKNMADMTRLVALVPYYIDLIGRYKLSSQARSKTEAARQKVAQEVQKELRNIQQEAMQRRKAERKKMMEEAEAKLGAEAIRKKEAKDRARQMKKAMPRMKMSRGA from the exons ATGGCAAATCCAAAactcttgttcttgttcttcttcttcgctTCACTATGCATCTTCTCAACCCTTGTTCATTCCGATTCTCATTTCGAAGGTTTCGAAGCCGAAGACGATGACTCTGAATTCGAAGAACCTTCCATCGATCCAGCTTCTCTCCGTTCAcctccttctcaatttctctccacCGATCCCAATCCAAACCCTATTAATCCTACTCCTTCTCCTTCTCCACCCTCCGATCTTCCCAAATCCACTCCTCCTTCAACCACCACCTTCGATTTCTGGGACGACGATGAATTCGAAGGTCTTCCCACTCAACCACACCCTGATTTCCAAGTTCCAACCACCGATCCCCAATCCACCGATAACACCAACACCACCGCTTCTGATAATCAAAACGTTAAGCCTCAACCACGTTCCTTCACCGTTGAGATCGTTTGCGGAAGTTTTCTTATCATGTTCGCTCTCAATTACTTCACTGGTAAAAAGGAAAACGAGAACATAGCACTTTCATGGGCTTCACATTTTGCTGCTAAAGAttcaatttttgagaaaaatttcaGTCTTTTAGGGATCGGCGATGGCGGGGATGATACTCCTTTGTTGTTGAAAGAAGGCCAAACAACGTTTAAGTTTTATGCTAGTGGTAGAAGATACTGTCAAGGGTTGTTGGCTACTATGGAGTTGAAGAGTAGACATGATCTTATTGCTAGGATTTATAACATGGTGGTTCCTTCAAAAGATGAGATTACTTTTGAGGTTTATATGAATGATGATGCTATGGATCATGTTGTTTTTGCTATGGCTAGAAAGAAAGCTGCTAAAGCTATGCATAAGGATTATAGGGATTTGCAGAGGTTTGCTACTATTATGACTCCTCCTACTTCAAGGAAGTGGGTTTCTGATGATCTTGCTGTTATTTCTGAGTCTAGGGAAGTTGCTTCTGATTTGATCACTGATGCACTCATTGACCAg GTTTTTGGTGACAAGTCTTTTGAGAAATTTGGAAAAGGATTAATTTCAGTGCATTTCTCCGACAATCACCCTGGCATACACAAGAAAGTATTGCTGTTCAGGTTTGTTCTTCCAGCTGCTAAAAACATGGCTGATATGACTCGACTGGTGGCTCTTGTTCCATATTATATTGACTTGATTGGAAGATATAAATTGAGTTCTCAG GCCCGGTCTAAGACAGAGGCTGCACGACAAAAGGTTGCCCAAGAGGTACAGAAAGAACTTCGAAATATTCAACAAGAGGCCATGCAAAGAAGAAAGGCAGAGAGGAAAAAGATGATGGAGGAGGCTGAGGCAAAGCTCGGTGCAGAGGCCATTCGAAAGAAAGAAGCAAAAGATCGTGCTCGCCAAATGAAAAAGGCAATGCCAAGAATGAAAATGTCCCGTGGTGCCTAA
- the LOC11418812 gene encoding WEB family protein At1g75720 yields the protein MEHEPMSVTPTADYSSTVDTSRPFSSVKEAVAIFGERLLVGEIYSPSPKPFSFSDTSSTAPYYSPSVTIKREPSWRSMPSSPSPISPIKPPFKEEEENNIFDTIKKLEAELEKTKTELKMLKERGSETEVALATMNAELHKNMSKLAQAEAAAAGKAAAKTVRFENISDGSEKMMRNSQTLAHIISLGENDHIFGGGKKRHNNKSTKQKPIIPLLSDFFFKRKNSTNHHNNPLYASPF from the coding sequence atGGAACATGAACCTATGTCGGTGACCCCTACCGCTGATTATAGCTCCACCGTGGACACCTCTCGTCCTTTCAGCTCCGTCAAAGAAGCCGTAGCCATCTTCGGAGAACGGCTTCTTGTTGGAGAAATATACTCTCCATCTCCAAAACCATTCTCATTCTCAGACACTTCCAGTACCGCACCTTATTATTCTCCTTCGGTAACTATTAAGAGAGAACCATCGTGGAGATCAATGCCGTCATCACCATCACCAATTAGTCCCATCAAACCACCatttaaagaagaagaagaaaacaacatTTTTGATACAATAAAGAAGCTGGAGGCAGAGCTTGAGAAAACGAAAACCGAGCTGAAGATGTTGAAGGAAAGAGGGAGTGAAACTGAGGTAGCATTGGCAACAATGAACGCTGAGCTTCACAAGAACATGTCCAAGTTGGCTCAAGCAGAGGCTGCAGCAGCTGGAAAAGCAGCTGCAAAGACTGTGAGGTTTGAGAATATTAGTGATGGAAGTGAAAAAATGATGAGAAATTCACAAACACTAGCTCATATAATTAGTCTTGGAGAAAACGATCATATTTTTGGAGGAGGGAAAAAGAGACATAATAATAAGAGCACAAAGCAGAAGCCAATCATCCCTCTTTTGAGTGATTTCTTTTTCAAGAGAAAGAATTCTactaatcatcataataatccTCTTTATGCTTCTCCtttttaa